Proteins found in one Streptococcus anginosus subsp. whileyi MAS624 genomic segment:
- the rsmI gene encoding 16S rRNA (cytidine(1402)-2'-O)-methyltransferase, with protein MQVQKSFKGQSPYGKLYLVATPIGNMDDMSIRMVNTLKEVDFIAAEDTRNTGLLLKHFGITTKQISFHEHNAKEKIPDLIRLLKSGQNIAQVSDAGLPSISDPGHDLVKAAIAEEIAVVTVPGPSAGISALIASGLAPQPHIFYGFLPRKAGQQKEFFSNKKAYPETQIFYESPHRVKATLENMLSIYGDRSVVLVRELTKIYEEYQRGLISEVLESISENPLKGECLLIVEGASEEALDLSEADLLAEIEQLVAAGTKKNQAIKDVAKKYGWNKSELYACYHEKVSE; from the coding sequence ATGCAGGTTCAAAAAAGTTTTAAAGGTCAGTCTCCTTATGGGAAGCTCTATCTGGTGGCTACTCCGATTGGGAATATGGACGATATGAGCATCCGTATGGTGAATACTCTGAAAGAAGTCGATTTCATTGCAGCAGAAGATACCAGAAATACTGGTTTGTTGCTCAAGCATTTTGGTATTACTACGAAGCAGATCAGCTTTCACGAGCATAATGCCAAAGAAAAAATCCCTGATTTGATTCGTTTGCTGAAAAGCGGGCAGAATATTGCTCAGGTTTCGGATGCCGGCTTGCCTAGTATTTCGGATCCGGGGCATGATTTAGTTAAAGCTGCTATTGCTGAGGAAATCGCAGTAGTGACTGTGCCTGGTCCCAGCGCAGGCATTTCAGCTTTGATAGCTAGTGGCTTAGCTCCACAACCTCATATTTTTTATGGATTTTTGCCACGCAAGGCTGGTCAGCAAAAAGAGTTTTTTTCTAATAAAAAAGCCTATCCAGAGACACAGATTTTTTACGAATCTCCTCATCGGGTCAAAGCCACTTTAGAAAATATGCTCAGTATCTATGGGGATCGTTCTGTAGTACTAGTACGGGAATTGACTAAGATTTATGAGGAATACCAGCGTGGATTGATTTCCGAAGTGCTAGAGTCTATTTCGGAAAATCCACTCAAAGGAGAATGCTTGTTAATCGTAGAAGGTGCGAGTGAAGAAGCGCTTGATTTGTCAGAAGCGGATTTGTTAGCAGAGATTGAACAGCTAGTAGCGGCAGGAACAAAGAAAAATCAAGCTATCAAGGATGTGGCGAAAAAATATGGTTGGAATAAGAGTGAATTATATGCTTGCTATCATGAGAAAGTCAGTGAGTAA
- the yabA gene encoding DNA replication initiation control protein YabA, which translates to MNKKELFDALDEFSQNLLVTLAEVEAIKKNLKSVVEENVALCLENDKLRERLGQVEHAATPKTKRNRDNLRKLYEDGFHVCTDFYGQRRENDAECMFCDELLFRE; encoded by the coding sequence ATGAATAAAAAAGAATTATTTGATGCTCTTGATGAATTTTCTCAAAATCTGCTTGTTACTCTAGCAGAAGTAGAAGCGATTAAGAAAAATCTGAAAAGCGTGGTGGAAGAAAATGTAGCGCTGTGCTTGGAAAATGATAAATTAAGAGAGCGATTAGGACAGGTAGAGCACGCAGCAACACCAAAAACAAAAAGAAACCGGGATAATTTGCGCAAACTCTATGAAGATGGTTTTCATGTGTGCACAGATTTTTATGGTCAGCGTCGTGAAAATGATGCAGAATGTATGTTTTGTGATGAATTACTTTTTAGGGAGTAA
- a CDS encoding DNA polymerase III subunit delta', producing MKIEDLTQIQPLLFERFEEILRQDRLNHAYLFTGAFGSFEMAQCLAQSLFCTNKNGVLPCGECRNCCLIEAEDFSDVTVVRPINNIIKTERVRELVRNFSQSGFESNKQVFIICDADKMHVNAANSLLKVIEEPQSEVHIFLLTADENLILPTIKSRAQLFHFPKNQAYLLEKLEQTGLIKTQAELLTAYSQTEEEAMRLAASPAFFDLAAECDRFASLCLNRKETAYLQVAKLASLADDKEKQEQALKLLELLFAKEMQTTCGRFYLEGIFTAIKMWRANVSFQNALEYMVLQERE from the coding sequence ATGAAAATAGAAGACTTAACTCAAATACAGCCGCTTTTGTTTGAGCGTTTTGAAGAAATTTTAAGACAGGATCGTCTAAATCATGCTTATCTGTTTACAGGAGCTTTCGGTAGTTTTGAGATGGCTCAATGTTTAGCACAGAGTTTATTTTGTACCAATAAAAATGGTGTCTTACCCTGTGGTGAATGTCGAAATTGCTGCTTGATTGAGGCAGAGGATTTTTCAGATGTGACGGTTGTTCGACCAATCAATAATATTATAAAGACAGAGCGAGTCAGAGAATTGGTACGCAATTTTTCGCAGTCTGGATTTGAGAGCAACAAGCAAGTGTTTATCATTTGTGATGCGGACAAGATGCATGTCAATGCAGCTAATTCGCTGTTAAAGGTCATTGAAGAGCCGCAAAGTGAAGTGCATATTTTCTTGTTGACAGCGGATGAAAATCTTATTTTGCCCACGATTAAAAGCCGAGCGCAGCTATTTCATTTTCCAAAAAATCAAGCCTATTTGCTTGAAAAATTGGAGCAGACTGGGCTGATAAAGACACAAGCAGAATTGTTAACTGCTTATAGTCAAACAGAAGAAGAAGCCATGCGTTTGGCAGCTAGTCCAGCTTTTTTTGACTTGGCAGCAGAATGTGATCGTTTTGCATCGCTTTGCTTAAATCGAAAAGAGACTGCTTATTTGCAGGTTGCGAAGTTGGCTAGTCTGGCAGATGATAAGGAAAAGCAAGAACAGGCTTTGAAACTCTTGGAGCTTCTCTTTGCAAAAGAAATGCAAACAACATGTGGACGCTTCTATTTAGAAGGTATATTTACAGCAATAAAAATGTGGCGAGCCAATGTTAGTTTTCAAAATGCACTAGAATATATGGTGTTACAAGAAAGAGAATGA
- the tmk gene encoding dTMP kinase: MSKGMFISLEGPDGAGKSSVLEALIPILETKGQAFITTREPGGVAVAEKIRDIILDPKHTEIDEKTELLLYIASRRQHLVERIVPALNRGELVLVDRFIDSSVAYQGFGRGLKVADIDWLNNFATDGLKPDLTLYFDIEAEEGLARIAKSKDRGADRLDQESVEWHKRVREGYLSILEREPNRVRKIDASQPLEKVITDTLAVLAEQIESLR; this comes from the coding sequence ATGTCAAAAGGAATGTTCATCTCTTTAGAGGGACCAGATGGTGCAGGGAAATCAAGTGTTTTAGAAGCTTTGATTCCTATTTTAGAAACAAAAGGGCAGGCGTTTATCACAACGCGAGAACCTGGTGGAGTAGCGGTTGCTGAAAAAATCCGTGATATTATTTTAGATCCTAAGCATACAGAAATCGATGAAAAAACAGAATTGCTACTTTATATTGCTAGCCGCAGGCAGCATTTGGTAGAGCGCATCGTACCAGCCTTGAACCGCGGTGAGCTTGTGTTAGTAGATCGTTTTATTGATAGTTCTGTTGCTTATCAAGGATTTGGTCGCGGGCTCAAGGTAGCAGACATTGACTGGCTAAATAATTTTGCGACAGACGGTTTGAAGCCAGATTTGACTCTTTATTTTGATATTGAAGCAGAAGAAGGCTTAGCCCGTATTGCTAAGAGTAAGGATAGGGGAGCAGATCGTTTAGATCAAGAAAGTGTGGAATGGCATAAACGAGTCCGTGAAGGGTATTTGTCTATTCTTGAAAGAGAACCAAATCGAGTGAGAAAGATTGATGCCAGCCAACCATTAGAAAAGGTGATTACAGATACCCTAGCAGTATTGGCGGAGCAGATTGAGAGTTTAAGATGA
- a CDS encoding YitT family protein has translation MSKFKNYLTIILGAGIFAFAINYLIIPNHLYEGGATGVTLITYYLFKIPVSLMNLIINIPLFIIAWKVFGSRLLYSSILGTFAVSGWLTIFEKIPFVINLEGDLVIVALLTGVIAGVGLGIVFNAGGTTGGTDIIARIANKYTNISMGKLMFTVDFCVLIFTVLVFKDVRLVTYTLIFVFIASRVIDLIGEGGYAGKGFMVITSRPEELAKKIDEDLGRGVTFINGQGYYSENDLKLVYCVVGRNEMQSMKKVIHSVDPHAFITITDAHEILGEGFTLDVNKQPIQK, from the coding sequence ATGTCTAAGTTTAAAAACTATCTGACGATTATTCTAGGAGCTGGAATTTTTGCTTTCGCCATCAATTATCTGATTATTCCAAATCATTTGTATGAAGGGGGCGCGACTGGGGTGACTCTCATCACATACTATCTATTTAAAATTCCCGTTTCACTGATGAATCTCATCATCAACATTCCTCTTTTCATCATTGCCTGGAAAGTCTTTGGCTCACGGCTATTATACTCTAGCATCTTAGGAACCTTTGCAGTCTCTGGTTGGCTGACTATCTTTGAGAAAATTCCTTTCGTGATTAACCTTGAAGGCGATCTCGTAATTGTAGCGCTCCTAACAGGGGTTATTGCTGGCGTTGGACTGGGAATTGTTTTCAATGCTGGTGGCACCACTGGTGGTACGGACATCATTGCTAGAATCGCTAACAAGTATACGAACATCTCCATGGGAAAATTGATGTTTACTGTAGACTTCTGCGTCCTTATTTTCACTGTACTTGTTTTTAAAGATGTTCGCCTAGTGACTTATACCTTGATTTTTGTCTTTATCGCTTCACGAGTGATTGACTTGATTGGTGAAGGCGGTTATGCCGGCAAAGGTTTCATGGTTATCACCAGCCGTCCAGAAGAATTGGCAAAGAAAATTGACGAAGATCTCGGTCGCGGAGTTACTTTCATCAATGGGCAAGGCTACTACAGCGAGAATGATTTGAAACTCGTTTACTGCGTCGTTGGACGAAACGAAATGCAATCCATGAAAAAAGTTATTCATAGTGTTGATCCGCATGCCTTTATTACCATTACAGATGCCCATGAAATCCTTGGTGAAGGCTTTACCTTAGATGTCAATAAGCAACCGATTCAGAAATAA
- a CDS encoding CBS domain-containing protein, with amino-acid sequence MAVKDFMTRKVVYISPDTTVAHAADIMREQGLHRLPVIENDQLVGLVTEGTIAEASPSKATSLSIYEMNYLLNKTKIKDVMIRDVVTVSQFASLEDATYLMLKNKIGILPVVDNQQVYGVITDRDVFRAFLEIAGYGEEGIRVRFITEDEVGVLEKIVHLIVEENLNISNVVNIPRKDGKVIIEVQIDGNVDLPALKAKFEDKGIQVEDITRTSAKAL; translated from the coding sequence ATGGCAGTTAAAGATTTTATGACACGAAAAGTAGTGTATATTAGTCCAGACACGACGGTAGCGCATGCGGCGGATATTATGCGTGAGCAGGGATTGCACCGGCTTCCTGTTATTGAAAATGACCAATTGGTTGGTTTGGTGACTGAAGGAACGATTGCCGAAGCAAGTCCTTCAAAAGCAACGAGTTTGTCCATTTACGAGATGAATTATTTGCTAAACAAGACAAAGATTAAAGACGTCATGATTCGTGATGTGGTGACGGTATCACAATTTGCTAGTTTGGAAGATGCTACTTACTTGATGTTGAAAAATAAAATTGGCATTTTGCCAGTGGTGGACAATCAGCAAGTGTACGGTGTCATTACAGATCGTGATGTTTTCAGAGCCTTTCTTGAAATTGCTGGCTATGGTGAAGAAGGCATTCGCGTGCGTTTCATTACAGAAGATGAAGTCGGCGTGTTGGAGAAGATTGTGCATTTGATTGTCGAAGAAAATCTCAATATCTCTAACGTTGTTAATATTCCACGCAAAGATGGCAAAGTTATCATTGAAGTTCAAATTGATGGTAATGTGGATTTGCCGGCTTTAAAAGCGAAATTTGAAGACAAAGGCATTCAGGTAGAAGACATTACCCGTACTTCAGCAAAAGCATTATAA
- a CDS encoding ABC transporter ATP-binding protein, whose amino-acid sequence MSMLKVENLSVHYGMIQAVRDVSFEVNEGEVVSLIGANGAGKTTILRTISGLVRPSSGKIEFLGNEIQKVPAQKIVAAGLSQVPEGRHVFSGLTVLENLEMGAFLKTNRDENQANLKKVFSRFPRLEERKNQDAATLSGGEQQMLAMGRALMSTPKLLLLDEPSMGLAPLFIQEIFDIIQDIQKQGTTVLLIEQNANKALSIADRGYVLETGNIVLSGTGKELLASDEVRKAYLGG is encoded by the coding sequence ATGTCTATGCTAAAAGTTGAAAATCTTTCCGTCCATTATGGCATGATTCAGGCTGTCCGAGATGTCAGCTTTGAAGTCAACGAGGGCGAAGTTGTTTCTCTCATCGGTGCCAATGGTGCCGGAAAAACGACTATTCTTCGGACAATTTCAGGATTGGTTCGTCCAAGTTCAGGAAAAATTGAGTTTTTAGGAAATGAAATTCAAAAAGTTCCTGCTCAGAAAATTGTAGCAGCAGGGCTTTCTCAGGTCCCCGAAGGACGCCATGTTTTCTCAGGCCTGACTGTTTTGGAAAACCTAGAAATGGGTGCTTTCTTAAAAACAAATCGTGATGAAAATCAAGCGAATCTAAAAAAAGTCTTCTCACGCTTTCCGCGTTTAGAAGAACGTAAAAATCAAGATGCTGCAACTCTTTCGGGAGGTGAGCAGCAGATGCTTGCTATGGGGCGAGCTCTCATGTCTACGCCCAAACTCCTGCTTTTAGATGAGCCTTCAATGGGACTGGCTCCTCTCTTCATTCAAGAAATTTTTGATATTATTCAAGATATTCAAAAACAAGGCACAACTGTTCTATTGATTGAGCAAAATGCTAACAAAGCCCTCTCAATTGCCGACCGTGGCTATGTTTTAGAAACAGGAAATATTGTCTTGTCTGGCACAGGAAAAGAATTGCTCGCTTCCGATGAAGTCCGCAAGGCTTATCTCGGTGGGTGA
- a CDS encoding ABC transporter ATP-binding protein → MALLDVKNLTKNFGGLTAVGDVTLELNEGELVGLIGPNGAGKTTLFNLLTGVYEPSEGSVTLDGHLLNGKAPYKIASLGLSRTFQNIRLFKDLTVLENVLIAFGNHHKAHVFASFFRLPAFYKNEAELREKALKLLKIFDLDGEAETLAKNLAYGQQRRLEIVRALATEPKILFLDEPAAGMNPQETAELTELIRRIKNEFQITIMLIEHDMSLVMEVTERIYVLEYGRLIAHGTPDEIKNDKRVIEAYLGGEA, encoded by the coding sequence ATGGCGCTTCTTGATGTAAAAAACTTAACAAAAAATTTCGGCGGGCTGACTGCTGTTGGCGATGTGACCTTGGAGCTGAATGAGGGCGAATTAGTCGGTCTCATTGGTCCAAACGGTGCAGGGAAAACAACTTTGTTTAACTTACTGACGGGTGTTTATGAGCCAAGTGAAGGAAGCGTAACCTTGGATGGTCATTTGCTCAATGGCAAGGCTCCTTATAAGATTGCTTCCTTAGGACTCAGTCGGACATTCCAAAATATTCGCTTGTTTAAAGATTTGACAGTCCTAGAGAATGTCTTGATTGCTTTTGGAAATCACCACAAAGCACATGTTTTTGCTAGCTTCTTTCGTTTGCCAGCTTTCTATAAAAATGAAGCAGAACTGCGTGAGAAAGCATTGAAATTGCTAAAAATCTTTGACCTAGACGGTGAAGCAGAAACACTTGCTAAGAATTTAGCTTACGGTCAACAACGCCGTTTGGAAATCGTGCGTGCTCTAGCAACAGAGCCTAAAATTCTTTTTCTTGATGAGCCTGCTGCGGGAATGAATCCGCAGGAAACAGCAGAATTGACAGAGTTAATTCGTCGCATAAAAAATGAATTTCAAATCACAATCATGCTGATTGAGCATGACATGAGCCTAGTTATGGAAGTGACGGAACGAATTTATGTATTGGAGTATGGTCGTTTGATCGCACACGGAACTCCTGACGAGATTAAAAATGATAAGCGTGTTATTGAAGCCTATCTGGGAGGTGAAGCCTAA